tgTACAAGAGTTACATGAGGATAActacaaaactctgatgaaagaaatcaaagatcgcaataaatggagagatatgtcACGTTCATGAggttattaattaattaattaatattattaaggtgtcagttctccccaactcgaTTTACAGGTTCAGCGCATCCCAACCAAAATCATAACAGGTTACTTTGTGGGCctcaacaaactgattctaaagtttatatggaaagacCCAGAACTGCCAGCAAATACCTAAGATGAACAAAAGCAGAGGGCTGACACTACCCAACTTCAAGATTTACTATAAAAACTacataatcaagacagtgtgctATTGACAAAAGAATAGCCAAAAATCCATTTttgtagtggtgatggttgcacagttttgtgaatatactaagaaCCActaaactgtacactttgaaagaGTGAGTAATACATGGGAGTTGTACCTTAACTTTAAAAATCCACCTTCGATGAAGCTGAATGGTGTGGCCCAGCGCCCACATGGACTAATTTAGGGAACGGACCAGGAACAAGAGCTTTTGTCACCAGCAAATGGGACTGACCTGGGGCCTCGAAGATTTCAGTGATCTGGGCAGGGGTACAAAAGAGAGGAGCTTTCCAGGTGATGAACTTTGTCTGGGAGATGCTGGGGACCCCAAAAGCCAGGGAATTGGGTTGACTGTGGAGACCAAAGTTGCAGGGGCAGGGATGGAGGCTTAAAAAGGGGCTATGGGGAGACAAAAGACCATGCAGGTATCTGGGAGAGCTCAGGATATGCCACTGCCGACACTGATAAGAACAGGGCAGTGACACAGTTCCTTGGGAGACTGTGGAGCCCCTAAAGTCCCCTCTTTCTCAGAGGTATCCCCTTGTGGGGTCCACACTGCTTGTTGTCTATCTaatcttttcccctctctccctttgtAACAGAACCCCTGATTTTTCAGTTAGACACATGGCTGCCTTGAATAAAGGCTGTATTTCCCAGCCTCTTTTGCAGCTAGTATGTCCACATGACTAAGTTCTGGGCAAAAAGGTGTAAATAAAACCTCCTTAAAAGACAGCTGATGTGGGTCTTTTGTCTTCTATTCCTCATTTCCTCCCTCCTGCTAGCTGGACTGTGGATGTAATGGCTGGAACTCAAGCAGCCATAGTGGATCATGAGGTAGAAGTTACACGTTTAATTGATATGGCAGAGCAACAAGATAGGAGGAGCCAGGGTCCCTGATATTCATGGAGCTGCTGCCATAACAGCCCTAGATTGTCAGCCTTCATACTGCATATCCATGAGTTAAGCCTCTCTTGTTTAAGTCATTGGTAGAGTTTTATGTCACTTCCAAGAAAATCTAGTCCTAATTCAGACCCACTATGGTCAAGCTTATGCTGAAACAATGGGAGCCAATGTCCAGGAAGCTGGGGAAAGGGtagcttcttccttcctcttctcttccttcactttttccctcctttctaaaACATGTGTTGAGCATTTCCTGTGTTCCCAGCCCTGAGTGGGGCACCTAACCTGTGgtaagtaaaaagacaaaattcCTAGCTCAAGcaaggagaattgaaacaaatataaataaagtgGCAGACCAACATGCATGAATATCGACAGCAAGATGTTACGCAACTGCTTTggaaattacacacacacacacacacacacacacacacacagtctctctctgctgtcACTACTTAATGCCTGTGTGGCCAAACCCCAACTGCACCTGGCAGAGCGCATTCCCCTGGGGCCAGCAGCCTCCAGCGCTCCCCACCACAGCATCTGCATGGCTGCAGCCCACGTCCAAGTTAGGTCAAGAATTCCAGGGCCACTCCAAAGCTCTTTTTTCCGAAAGTTCAGTTGTGGCTCTCTAGAGCCAGGTGAAGATTCTCCCTGGAGAGGTCTCCCCAGCCCCTTAACCTGTGAGGCTTCAGGCGCCGGACAGGCATGGAGAACCCCAGGGCCTGTGGACAATAGATAATAGGCAGGGTCATTATCCCCATTATGCTgagggggagactgaggcccgGGGAGGGACGGTCACAGGATGCGTTAGTGCCCAGCTCTCCCTGAACTCCCAGCTCTTTCCCTGTGGTGGAGAGCAGGgctgtttttcattcattaattttttttatcatatattttattgtggaatatatcatatatatataaaagtgataactttccaagtgcaatttaacaagtagttagcaaatttcaaagaatgttatgggttacagttccacagtttctattatttccttattgtgaaataaacatatatgcaaaaaggtaatcaCTTCCAGAGTATGATTTAATGTGTAGTTAAAAAGgacatttccaaaaatgttatgagttacagttccataatttcagttattcctttttgtgaaatataacgtatatacaaaaaggtgataactttcaaattacaatttaacaagtagctatagaacaaatttcaaaggatgttgtggttgcagttccaccatttcaatttttctttccttctattctaataccctagcaactaagaaaaagaaaattaaataaagattcagtattcataatcctttgctaaattccatcttgtctgttgctaccccttcctctagtttaatcactttccccatcttcagggatgtctaggcagtgaccaccctaacttgttcttgttgaaaaggggtgttgactttacgggaaaaagggacacatctggttgatgttcttgaagaggctattgcctctgggtattaggacttagctggcacaggagttctctggaggatttaagtttctgaagaataaacttagtgagtgaaacttttctagagtctcagatagggatctgggtattctttagggttttcgggaccactgttgatttgggcttatcatactgtggccatttggcacaTCTAGATAaagcttacataggagtaacctccaagacagcctcttgactctatctgaattctcatagccactgaaaccttattttgtggcctttcttttccctcttttggtcaaaaaggcattctcaacccctcgatgccagggtcaggctcattcccagaatctgtgttcatttattttatagcTATCTATTGACCATTTACTACATGCAAGGCACTATGCTAAATGCGTTACACAAGTCGTCTCTCTTGTTCACCACAGCACCCTATGGGGTGGGTTGTATTATTCCCACTTTGGAGATGGTGGGAATTCACCATCAGTGGGTTTCATACTCGGTGGTCTGACCCCACAGCCTGGTGAACCCACTATTCTCTGAAGACTCCCAGCTGGGGGAGGGGCCCACTCAGAATTCTTGGAAGGACTTCCAGGCGTTCCCTGAAACCCTTCAAGAGCCTGTAAGGAAAAGCTCATTGTTATCAGTGGTGCCTCAAAGGGACACCTAACCCCGAAAAGGCCCAGGATCACTGATGCTGAGTAAAACCCTTGGCCTTGCATCCGAGTTGCTGTGGACTTGGGCAGGCCAGGCCAGGGGTGAGTTTTATTTGAGGGTGTATTAGGAAGATGTCtcagggtttgtttgttttaatattttcttgctATTGCTCTCAGCCCTTTGTCACCAACAGTTCTGGGAGGccgtgcccactgtcaccaggtGTGGCCCCGGCCTCAGGGGCCCTCTGGTCCAGGCCACAACAGCCTGGCCTGCCCTCACCTACAGGCCTGAGAGCCAACCCCACTGCCCTGAGAATGAAGCTCTGACACGTGCTCTTGCCACCTGCCATAGGATCCCAGGTCCTTCAGCACCCACTGCAGCTCCTAGGGCCGACCTCAGGGCCGGCCGCCCCCAGTCACCCcgaccccacctccaccctggcAGGCTGACCCATGTGGTCAGCAGCCAGGGTCACCGAGCCCAAAGCCCTGGTGTCTACACACGCCCCCCAACACCCACCAGGCTGCCCCACGGGGtcccccccaggccctggaagCCCCCTCCTACCCCTCATCCTGGCCCAGAGGCCCAGTCAGTGGCACCATTTCCTAAAAGCAAAAACTTCCTCCCAGAGGCCTTGCTGGGCCACAGCTAGCCCAGAAAGAGCCCAAGAGTGGAGGAAACAGGGGTGGCTGGTGGCAGAGCAGGGCTGGGCTTCCTCTGAGAACAGGGAGGCCTGCAAGGAAGAAGCAGAAGTATGGCCGTGAGGCAAGCTGGGTTACCAGGTGGCTGAAGCAGACGCCGGGAGCCCAGTGCCGACTCAGGCCGTGCTTTCTGCACTCGTAGGCTCCCAGGGATTCAAGGCCAGAGCCCTGCTACCCACGGGCTGCTGTGGCTACAGCAGACCTTGGAGCGAGCTCTCCACCCCCGTTTCCTCCCTCACGTGATGAGGGGGTTATCTGCCCTGGGGTTGCTGAGAGGCTTGAGAGGCGGGATCCGGGGAAAAGAGGGCTTCTCTGCCCATTCTTCAGGATGGACAACCCAGTGACTGGGGGTCTGGCAGCTGAAGAGGAGAAGTGGGCAGGTTACAAGGGCAGGGAAGCTGCCCTGGCCTGGCCCAGGGCCCCTGGGGGACAGCAGGAGGTGAGACAGGAACAAAGATTGGTGGCTGGGACCCCATGGGCAGGCGGAGCACCTGGGACTCAAGAAGGCCCTCCTCCTGAGTGCCCTGACCCCCCAAGCCCCTTGGGCCTCCACCAGGGTGGTTCCCCAGACTCCCACACCCAAAAGGTCTCCAAATTCTGGTGCCCCCTCATTTCATTGTACCTCCCCTATACTGCCCACCTCATACCTCCCCACTCCTCCCAGCTCACACGGCTCCAACTCTGAGTGTGAACTGGACCTGTCACCACCCAGCTTAAGACCCTTCAGTGGCCTGAGGTGCCCTGAGGATGAAGGGCAAGCCGCTTAGCAGGGCTTAAAGGGTTCCGCTGACCTCCCAGCAGCCCCCACACCTATGTCCACACTGCACCCTCTACCTGGAGCTGTGATCCCACCTACCCATCTCTCAATGTAGTAACTGCGAACCACCCCCAGCCGCTCTCCCTGTAACCACTGGGCCTGCCTCACCAGCATCTTCTGTCTTCCACAGCTTACCCCCAGACTCCTCTCCCAGGAAGTCCTCCTGGGCTGAACTAGCCCTGCCTCCAAGGACTCCTTCCTGCCAGACAGGTGGTCCCAGAGTACCAGGGCTTCCGGGACGGGTTTAACAGTCAGAAAGGATGGTAGGGTGAGGCTCGGCCCAGGTGGGGAACCCGGAGCTGAGGCTCCTTCCCTGGAGTTTATAGGCCCAAATGAGATCAGGGAACACCCTGAGATCACACGTACAAGATTAAGGGTGTGCACCCCGGTTGTGGCCGCCTCAGGGCCTTTCCCTGTGGGTCCTCTGCATGGAACATTCCTTCCCTTGCCTTTCAGACCACTGGCTCTTTCTCAGTTTCCAGATTGATGCTTCATAACACCTCCTTCCAGAGGCTTTCCCTAATAACCTTCTTATTGAAATCAGGGTCCCCGATTATTTCCCCCCTCTGCACCTGCCCACTGCCCTCCCAGATCTAAGGTGTAGTCATGAAATTTGGCTCTTAGCAAAGCAGAGATTCAAAAACAAGGAGGTGTACGTGAATCAGAAGTGTTTATTGCACAAATTGCATCAAGGTTCCAACTGGGCGGCTCCAGATGCAGCTGTGCTGGGGCTCCCTGCCCAGGGATGGGCAAGTAAGACAAAGAGAGGGTAGAGTGGGTACGTCTGGGCCTGGGGGCCTCAGAGCTGCGAGAGGATGTTGGGGGCCAGGCTGCAGGTGAGGCCTGTGCCATCCGGCTCCACGTTCAGGGCCTTTACCACACCATCCTCTATCACCATGGAGAACCTGCCAGAAGGGGGGCCGGGCCAATCAGGTCACGGTCACCCTAGGCCCAGAGACTGGGAATAGGAGGGGTGGCAGGAGCCAGGGCCCCAGAGGAACCCCACAGAGAACCTCCCCACCTTTACCTCTTGAGCCGGCGGTTCCCAAAGAGTGGCACCAATGTATCATCAAGTAACAAATCTGTCTCCTAGGAGgggagatagagaaaagaatcagGAACCTCTGAATGCACTAAGCGCCGCTGGGCTGCTCCCCACACTGGCCATGTCCCTCCAAATCCCTGTTTCCAATGCCTGGCACAGGAACCACGCTGTAGAGGGGAGGGGACACACTCACCTTCCCAAAGGCCCCAGTGGGGTCAGCCAGGAGCCGAACCTGGGGAGAAAGTAAAGGTCACCAGAAAAATCTCCTGCCTGGGCCCTGACCCCCTTCAGGACTCACATCTCACCTTGCCATCCACCTTGTGGGCTCGCCCCCACTCGCCAGACACAAAAACATCGTTGACACTCAGACATGCCACCACCTGGATCCCCTTGGCCTTCAGAGCCTCAGCCTGCTCCACGAACCCTGGCAGGTGGGTCTGGGGAGGAGAAACAACTTTATCTCCAGGCCCTCCTCACTTCCCTGCTTCAACTCCTTTGATCAGACAATGAGAACTATGTAGACTAATCTATTTCGTTTTTTGCTTTGGCCACAGGGAAGCTCAGATccaaacttaatgttctggggtCAAGAACATGAATTTCCCGTGGGCAGAACTATCTTATTTACCTGAATCCCAGGTGCCCTTTCAGAGTACCTGCCACCCAGCAGGGTCAACAAGAAGTATTAAGCTTAATCACAATAACCCCTTCCTGCTACATTCCTTTCCATAGCCTCCACTTACTTTTTGAACACTCTAACCTGCTCTTGTTGACTGTCATGTCACCTAGGTTCCTTTCCCGCAACCTGCTTCAGGACTTTGCAGGGATAGTGAAGGACGCATGAGCAGTGCAAACGTTTTCAGAAGATTCCAATTCCTGATCCCCGGAAGAGCAGGGCCTCACCTTGGAACAGCCCGGGGTAAAGGCCCCAGGGACTCCAAACAGCACACCCTTTTTGCCCTTGTACAGCTCCGCCAGGTTCACTTTGTTCCCAGGCTCCCCTTCAAACACCTCCACCGGTGGGATGGCATCGCCCACCTAGAGGGATGGGTTCCAAAATTAGGAGGGGGAAAGGGGGGAAGAGGCCAAGGGAGGGGCAGCAGCAAACCAGAGCCAGGAGGGAATAGAGGACCTGGTGGCTGTGCTTGGCGGGGCCGGGAGAAAAAGTCCAGCCCCGTCAGAGTTTCCAGAGGCCCCCTCCCTGTTgccctccccttcctctctcaaccttgCGGGACCCGCCTGGTTGCCCATATCCTCCTGGGGTCAGAGAGGCCCTGTCCCCTCCTAAGGGCCCATCGGTGACactaaagaaaaggagagaaggccTCCCGAGTGTCAGAGTGTCGAGTGTCGCAAGAGATTGTGTAAACAAGTTGTCTGGGTTACCGGAAAGGAGTGCGCCAAGTCGGCATCAGCGAGGGGAGTGGGGGGCTGTTGTTGGGTTGGAAGGAGGAGTCCTTGACagcagggagggagtgggggagaggaTCCTGGGCCCCTGCTGGGAGAAGGCAGGTGGCAGAGCAGTAATGGGTGGAAAGCAGAAAGCCCAGGCCCCTGTGCAGGGGATAtggaataaaagaaggaatctcTTGAAGGGGCAGGGATTCAGTGTTCCTGGGAATGTGTGAGGGCCCTGTGGGCTGTGGGAGGTAAAGACACAAGGAGGGAGGGTCAGaaatggggggggaggggtgtcTCTCAGGAGCCCAGAGGTTAGGGGGATGATGAAGTACAAGGTGGAAGGGGTCTCAGAAGGAtgtgggaggggaagagggggctGAGTTCCAAGGATGGCTCCAGAAGATGAGAGGGGTGAGAGATTCAACAGAAGTGTGGGAATTAGCcacagaaggagagagggaaatcCAAGTGGAATGGGGGAGGCAAAACGAGGACTCTAAGGGCCAACAATCATTTAAGAAGATAAAGGGTGATGCCCAGCAATATGATAAGAGAGGGGATGGCATGGCGGAGGACATGCAGGGGGTTGGAAAGAGGACTCTGGGGCAAAGGAGATGGTTCCAGAAGGTGGCGAAGGCCATAGTATTCAAACACCTGAAAATGGCGGAGACCAGTCACAGAGGTGTCGCAGTCGACATGGAGGGGGAATCGAGGGGAAGGGTCCAGGGCCCGGGGCTGGGACACGAGGTCCCAAAATTTGGCGAGAACGGGGCGGCAGTCACGGGGGTCTTGCTGAGGGGGTAGAGGGTCCGAACGGCGGGAGGGACCTCTGGGGCGGCGAGGATGGCTCCGGAGGGCAGGAAAGAGGACGCTCTCCCCCGTGGGAGCGGGACGATGGGAAGACGGGGGGTCAGGTCTGACCGGGCCG
This genomic stretch from Choloepus didactylus isolate mChoDid1 chromosome 6, mChoDid1.pri, whole genome shotgun sequence harbors:
- the PRDX5 gene encoding peroxiredoxin-5, mitochondrial; the encoded protein is MWLGRLRLLGRRAGCVFTGAAAVECAGAAAAGTGRRLEGGGWTFGGTCSFSSTAAAMAPIKVGDAIPPVEVFEGEPGNKVNLAELYKGKKGVLFGVPGAFTPGCSKTHLPGFVEQAEALKAKGIQVVACLSVNDVFVSGEWGRAHKVDGKVRLLADPTGAFGKETDLLLDDTLVPLFGNRRLKRFSMVIEDGVVKALNVEPDGTGLTCSLAPNILSQL